A window of Bacillus toyonensis BCT-7112 genomic DNA:
TACAGGAGCATCAAGTGGATTCGGACTATTAACGACACTTGAACTAGCAAAAAAAGACTATATTGTCATTGCTACAATGCGAAACCTTGAAAAACAAGTAAACTTACTATCTCAAGCTACTAAACTAAACTTACAACAAAACATAAAAATTCAACAATTAGATGTAACAAATCAAAACTCTATACATAACTTCCAAGTGTTTTTAAAAGAAATTAATAGAGTAGACCTCCTTATAAACAATGCAGGATATGCAAATGGAGGATTTGTAGAAGAAATTCTAGTAGAGGAATATCGTAAACAATTTGAAACGAATCTTTTTGGCGCTATATCAATCACTCAGCTTGTTTTACCATATATGAGAGAACAAAAAAGTGGAAAAATCATTAATATAAGCAGCATTAGCGGCCAAGTTGGATTCCCTGGTTTATCTCCTTATGTATCTTCAAAATATGCATTAGAAGGCTGGAGTGAATCCCTTCGCTTAGAAGTAAAACCTTTCGGAATTGATGTTGCTTTACTTGAACCAGGTTCTTATAACACAAACATATGGGAGGTTGGTAAACAACTAGCTGAAAACCAATCTGGTACAACATCTCCTTACAAAGAATATATGGATAAAATACAAAAACATATTAATAGCGGTAGTGATACATTTGGTAATCCGATAGATGTTGCTAATAAAATCGTTGAAATTGCTGAAGCAAAGCGTACTAAATTACGATATCCAATTGGAAAAGGTGTAAAATTTATGATTTTTGCGAAGAAGATTCTTCCTTGGAGATTGTGGGAATTTCTTGTTTTGAGGAGTTTTAGGAAGATGTAAATAAAAAGAGTAACTATCAAGATAAATAATGGTAGCTACTCTTATTAAATATTCATCATTAAAAACCCAAACGATATCAATATGTAGAAAGAGGATCAAAATAAAACAACATTGAAACCATAAAAACAAATGCAAAGAATCCAATTATAGAAAGAATATATTCCTTTGTCTCTCTGTTATACTTCCATTCCATCCATACGCGTAATAAGGAAATTGCTCCAAAATAAATAAGTACAACAATTCCTATATTAGCATTTTCTGCTTTGAACAGATAAATAAAACTTAATATAAGATATACGATAAAAAGACCTATTTCTAATTTTACATGTAAACTATTTACATGCTTATATATCCAAACATTGCCCTTTGGCATATTTAATTTTCTTCTTAAAAACTTTTCTAAAAAATATCCTCCAATTATCATACTAATAACTATAATCCAAATAGTAGAGTTGCCCATTGCATTCCCTCCTATTAAATTAATTATATTTTTAATAAAGTAGACTATATAATTTTTCCATGTTTCGATAATGTTTTCATTTTCTTTATGCTTAAGTAGTAGTTTTATCAAGACATGTTTTATGTATTGTACAACAACAATCTATTTCTCATCCTTTTTGTTTCAGGATGTTTAACTTTTTTCTTGCTATTCTTTCATAAGCGAATATGGATAGTACCTATAAAATTAATAGAGCCATTTTTATAATTGACGGACCCCCCTCCTTTTATTTTCTTACTTTCATTTTCTCCGGCTGATCACTCGGATACGTAGCATTCTTTTTATTTTCAACATCCCAACTAATAATTGTTGCACTATCTCTCCCCAATTGATGATGCACGTGTTCTAAAACATTGTGAACATTTTCTTTAAGCTCTATCTTATTTTCATTCATATCGTTATACAGATTTAATGGCGTTTCATAACGACGTTCCCCACATTCTAATACCCCATCTGTCACCATTACAATTCGATTGTTGCCAGTACGTAATTCACGAATTCCTGATGAATAGCAAGGTACAGGTAATTCAAATGTATTTACATTGCCAATCCATTCGTAAAAATGACGTTGATTTAGTGCGTATTGCCCTAATTTATGTAATTCATCATGAAATACATAAACGAGACAGTCTCCAATAGATAGCCACCATATATAGTTTTCTTTTCTTACACATAGTAAAAAAGCTGTTTCACCTTTAACTCTTTTGCACTTTTCTTTAAATGAGGAGGATTGAAAAATTGTAAGTATATGATTTGCAACTGATTGAAAAACTGTTTCAATTCGTTCATTCATCATTATTTTTATATTTTCATATTCTTTTTCGATTGTATGTATAACTAAATCAACACTTTCTGCGCTATTATGCCCGTCTAAAATAGCTGCAAATTCCCAATCATCATTTGACCAAACTAACGCACCGTCTTCATTCTTTTTTGCTCCGGCACTTATATTCCCACCGTATTTACCAAGTACAATGTCATCATATTGCTTAACTGAGATTTCCCCTAAACACATTTCCGTATTTCCAACCCATGAATATTGGTTATTATTTGTTGTATGCATACTCATTTACCATATACTTTCGTATTCTTTCACATAGTTTTTTAATTTCTTCAGAACCTCCATATGGTGCACCAGTCCAATTTGCTACTTCAGTAGGCGACCAAAATTCTCTTGGTGTATCCGGATAACGGGGAATAATATGCATATGTAAATGCGGTACACCATTACCCGAAACAAACGTGTAAATATGTTCTGCACCTTCGTTTTCTGTTAGCGCTTTACTTATTCTACTTGTTATAAGTCCAAATGCTTTCGCCTCATCTTCATTTAATTCAGCAAGACCAGGTACATGTCTTTTTATATCAATCATTACGTAACCGAGATATGTTTCTTCTGTATCCCAATGGACATGTCCAACGTATATAAGATCGTCTTCATAAATAGCGTCACCTGGAACTATAATGTTTCCTTTATGTTTTTCACAAATGAAGCAGTTTTGTTCTGCTGGATTGTATATTGACATATCCATCACCATCCTTTTTATATATAATATCATAAAAAAAGGAAAAAACAGGTTTTTTATTCCGAAAATTCAATCTTTTTAATTAGGAATTTTTACATTATTTCATTTTAATAATTTGCACCTCATTCCTTCTTCAAAACCGCAATCCCCATTCCAATTACAATCCCAATCGCAATTCCAATTACTACATTATCAGTAAATAAGCCAGGTACTACGCCGATTACAACGCCTATAGCGACACCAATTGTCATTGCATTATTTCTTTTTTTATTATTAGCCAAAATAGCATCTCCTCTCATCATTTCTCCCAATATAATATTTACATGAATGTTGCTATTTCCTAATATATTTTCTATCCCACTTGAAAATTTCCAAAAAATGTACTTTATTACTTTTCCATTCCCCCTATTTAATCCTCTTTATATGAAAGAATTTTCAAGTCACCATTACATCTACATAGGCATTTACTATAAGAAAGATCAGTTATTCATTGAAGGAGGAACGATTCAAATGTATCCTCATTGGAATCCAAATATAAATCAACAATATGCTTACTCCCCCCATCCCGTAAGAAATACACTGCATCACGATTCACAATATATGATGCAGCGCATCGCAAGTCTTGAAAGCCAATTAGCGAAATTAATCTCATTAATCGAAGAAAATAATCAATTAATAAAATCAATGGAACAAGAAAAAAATCAAGTTTGTGCACCAGCTGGCGGTTCTGTTATTGTTCGTATGTAATCTTTTCGAACAAAAAACACACTTTGTATAATAAAGTGTGTTTTTTTTGTTATTTTCTTTTTTGGTGAAATCCTTGTGTAATGCGGTCTAATATAATCGCGATGACAACAATGGCTAGTCCCGCTTCAAATCCCATTCCGATATTAACTTGTGTTACAGAACGGTACACATCTACTCCTAGTCCTGGTGCTCCTACAAGTGACGCTGTTACAACCATCGATAACGAAAGCATAATACTTTGATTCACTCCGGCCATGATCGTCCCAGTTGCGAGTGGTAATTGTACTTTAAATAGTTTTTGTGATGCTGTGGATCCAAATGCATTCGCTGCTTCAATTAAATCTTCCGGAACTTGTCTAATTCCTAAGTCTGTAAATCTGATTGTTGGTGGCATCGCAAAGATTACTGATGCAATTATGCCAGGTACTACACCTACTCCGAAAAATGTAATCGCTGGTATGAGATATACGAATGCGGGCATTGTTTGCATAAAATCTAATGTTGGTTTTAAAAACTTTGAGAAACGCTCATTTTGAGATGCTAAAATACCGATTGGAATTCCGACAATAATCGAAATAATAACAGACGTAAGTACGAGCGCTAATGTTTGCATCGTTTGTGCCCAATAGTTAATATTTAAAATAAATAACAATCCGATGAGTGTAAAAATAACTAAAGATAATTTTCTCGTTGTGTACCAAATGAGGAAACATAGTATAATAATCATCAATATAGCTGGTATTATTGTTAAAAAATTAGTGAGTAAATCAACGAATCCACCGATAATATAAGAGAATCCTCGGAACAAGCCTTCAAAGTTCTCATATAAACTTGCAACAAACGAGTCGACCCATTCCCCTAATGGAATACGCGGTATACTATTCATCGTCTTTCACCTCTTCCTCAATGTTACCTGCAAGAGCTTGAATGACACTTTCACGTTTAATAATTCCTCTTAACCTTTTCTTCTCATCAATAACGGGTAACGGATATTTCATCTCTGCCATTTTTGCATACGTCTCTTCAAGTAAAGTATCTAAATAAACGTGCGGAATATCGTTAAGTAATAAATCAGCAATCGGCCACTGTTTTTGTACTGCTTTACTTGCATCATCTGCGGTTAATATACCTAAAAACTCATACTTTTTGTTTACAACATATACTGTAGAAACGCCCGCATTTCTCATAATTTGCAGTGCCACACGAGGTCCACGGTCAATTAATAAAGTCTCCGGTCGTTTTAATATAGACTCCGCCGTAATTACTTTTCCTAAATTCACATCCGCAACAAATTTCTCTACAAATTCATTAGCAGGGCTCATCATAATTTCTTCAGGCGTTCCAATTTGAACAATTTCTCCATCTTTCATTAATGCAATACGATCTCCAATTCGAAGTGCTTCATCTAAATCATGAGTAATAAATATTATTGTTTTCTCCATTTTATCTTGTAGCTCTAACAATTCATCTTGCATTTCTTTTCGAATAAGCGGATCTAATGCACTAAATGATTCATCCATAAGTAAAACATCCGGATCATTCGTAAGCGCTCTCGCAATACCAACTCGCTGTTGCATCCCACCACTAAGTTGACTTGGATAATTGTCTTTATGATGATCGAGTCCCACTAACTTAAGTGACTCTAACGCTTTTTTCTCTCGTTCCTCTACTGGAACTCCTTGTATTTCTAATCCGTATGCAACATTTTGTAAAACAGTACGATGCGGAAATAGAGCAAACTTCTGAAACACCATACTCATTTTCGTTCTTCTTACTCTTCGTAATTCTTCTTTTCCCATCGTTGCGATGTCTTCACCATCTATGTATATATGCCCCGCTGTCGGTTTGATTAATTGATTTAGCATTCGAACTAGCGTTGATTTCCCGCTACCGGATAAACCCATAATAACGAAAATTTCTCCGGTGTATACTTCAAACGTTGCCTTTTTCACACCAACATTCATTCCGGTCTCTTTTAAAATTTCGGATTTGCTTTTTCCTTCTTTTAATAAAGAAAGGGCTCTTTGCGGGTGTTTCCCAAATACTTTTGTTACGTTTTCAACACGCACCTTTGTATTATCCATGTCACTACTCCTTTTCTACCCATCTATTTACATAGTGTTGCGATTTTACAAAGAAATATTACATAAAAATGACATTCATAAGATTTCTTTAAAATTCTCGTTTCCGTTCATAATAAGAATGCTTACTTATACATTTATTTAAAAAGGCAAACGTTTCTTAGGAGGTTTTCAATGAGAAAGAAAATATGGCTTATATGCCTTGCATTATTTATTACTATGATTTTCACCTCATGTAATGCAACAAATGCAAATTCGAAAGGGAAAATTAAACTTGGTGTAACAAGTTGGAAAGAAAATATTGCAACTGCAAACATGTGGAAAGTGTTATTAGAACAAAAAGGCTACAAAGTTGAACTCATGTATTTAGAAAAAGCGGCAATTTGGACTGGTGTCGCTCGTGGTGATGTTGATGCAAATTTAGAAGTATGGCTGCCTGTTACGGATAAACCATTAAATGATCGATATAAAAATGACATTGTCTTAAAATCAAAATGGTATGAAGGTACAGGGCTTGGCCTTGTCGTTCCTTCTTATTTGAAAAACATAAACAGTATCGAGGATTTAAATGCACATAAAGATGAACTAGATAACAAAATTGTCGGAATCGAACCTGGCAGCAGCCTAATGAATTTAACAAATAAGGCGATGAAGGAATATGATATTAAACTAAAACTTGTCCAATCTTCAGAAGCTGCGATGATGAGTGAATTAAAAAAGGCATATACGAAAAAGAAACCAATCGCTGTTACGCTTTGGAATCCTCATTGGGGTTTTTCAGAATTTGATTTAAAATATTTAAAAGACCCTAAGAAAGTATATGGTGAAAAAGATGACATTTATTACTCCGTTCGTAAAGGTTTCGAAAAAGATCATCCGGATATTGTGAAATACTTTGATAAATGGAAAATGAACGATGAGCAGCTTGGTACATTAATGGTCATGCTAAATAAAACGAAAGATCCAGAAGAAGCAGCACGAAAATGGATTGAAAAGAATCAATCGTTAGTTGATGAATGGATAAAAGATTAATAAAACAGGCTAGAGAATTCGCATATTCTCTAGCCTGTTTTATCTTATTTTTTCGTAACAACATCATCTACAATCCCATATTCCTTCGCTTCTTCTGCAGTCATAAAATAATCTCTTTCTGTATCATGTGCTACCCTTTCAATCGGTTGCCCTGTTTTTTCTGCAATCATTTTATTAATATCATGCTTTAGCTTTAAAATTCTTTTTGCTGTTATTTCGATTTCAGTTGCCTGCCCTTGCGCACCACCAAGCGGTTGATGAATCATAATTTCACTGTTAGGCAATGCAAATCGTTTTCCTTTTGCACCTGATAAGAGTAACAACGCACCAAATGATGCTGCAAATCCCATACAAAGTGTTTGCACGTCTGGTTTAATTAAGTTCATTGTATCTAATATTGCAAAACCTGCTGTCGTTGATCCGCCTGGGCTATTAATGTATAAATATATATCTTTCTCTGCATCTTCCGCTTCTAGAAATAATAATTGAGCTACAACACTACTCGCTACTTGATCGTTAATTTCTGAACCGATAATAATAATTCGGTCTTTTAATAACCTTGAATATATATCATAGGAACGTTCTCCTAATTTCGTTTGCTCTACTACATATGGAATTGCATTCATTTTAAATCCCTCCAATAATTGTTATGCCGCACAAAGCATACAACTGTAGGAAGAAGAGTTTTTCGCACTGAATAATAAGACAGGTTGTTTAGTTGGTAACTTCGTAAAATCTATTGTTGGAAGAAGCTTAGTTAACAATTCCGGCCTTTCTTCACGAATAGACGTTACAACAATATCAATATCTTCTGTGAATTCAACGATTTCAAGCCCTTCTTCACTTACAGTTTTCAGCCTATTTCTACTCCGAAATAAAGAAGCTTTCACTGCTCCTTCCGATACAGAACATACTTTAGCGATATCAGCGATACTATATTGAAAAACATCCTTTAATAATAAAATTGTGGATTGTTGTACATTTAATGAAGATAATACTTTCCCTACCATTTCATGCAAATCTGCAATTTTTTCATGTGGTTCTTCGAAAGTAACTTGTTCCCTTATTTTTTCATGAACTGATTTTGACTTTATCTGGTCTAACCAACGATTTCTAGCTATTTTATATACAAGTGTCATGCAAATATCTTTATTACTATATTTTTGAAGAACTTTACAAACTGTTTCTTGGGCGAGATCTTCCCCATCCCATCTGTTTTTCGTTAAAAACGTACAATACCTTTTTAACTCTGCATAATTTTCAATCAAAAAATTTATATTTGAATGATTCATATCGATATGTTTCTTAAACAATTGCGTTACTTTTGTGCACAAAATAACCACTCCTTTTCAGCGCTTACTTAATAAACGATTGATGAAACGAAAAAGTTACGGGACTTATAAAAAAATAATGTTTATGTTCAATAATTCGCGGTCATAAATATGTTATGTACAATTTTACGTGAGGAGGAACAAATTTGCCAAAATTAACAATTGAAGGTGCTGGCACTTTTGATGTGAAAGAAGGAACAAAGTTAGTATTAGCAATTGAAGATAACGGTGTAAACATTCTTCATCGTTGTGGTGGAAATGCACGTTGCACAACTTGTAGAGTAGAAATTATAGCGGGTGATTTCTGTGAAGCGAGTGCGAATGAAAAAAATGCGATGACAGAAAAAGGGATTGAAGATCATTTACGATTATCTTGTCAAATGCGTGTACATAAAGATATAGTCGTTCGTCCGGTACTTACAGTTGAAAATTCAGGATTAGCTGCCGGTCCACGCCCAGCGGAGTAAAATGATGAATTTAAAACAACTTGTTGGCGAATATGCTGCTAACTTTGTAAAAGATGGAATGAACATTGGACTAGGTACAGGATCTACCGTATATTGGACGATACAAAAATTAGGTCAACTTGTACAAGAAGGACTATACTTTCAAGCTGTTCCAACATCAAAGGAAACTGAAGCTTTAGCAAAGCAACTAAACATCCCCCTGATTTCTTTAAACGACGTACAAAGTCTTGATCTTACAATTGATGGAGCGGATGAAATTGATTCCGATTTACAGCTCATAAAAGGCGGCGGTGGCGCATTACTTCGTGAGAAAATTGTTGCCTCCTCCTCTAAAGAACTCATTATTATTGCTGATGAATCAAAACTTGTGGCTCGTTTAGGTAATTTCCCATTGCCTGTTGAAATTATCCCTTTTTCATGGAAACAAACCGAAAGTAAAGTTCAATCTTTAGGGTGTCAAACAACGTTACGTATAAAAAATAATGAAACCTTTATTACCGATAATAATAACATGATTATCGATTGTATATTTCCTAATCATATATCTAACCCTGCTAATTTACACGAACAATTAAAAATGATTACTGGTGTAGTTGATTCAGGATTGTTTATAAATATGACAAGGAAAGCGATTATCGGTACTAAAAACGGGATAAAGGAACTATAATGAAAGCTGACTTTTTAAAGTCGGCTTTTTATTATTTTCTTCTTCTCTTTATAGCTATTTATTATGATATACTATGAAAACAAAAACTGATTACACTAGAAAGGACTGAACAATTTGCAATCCAAACTCATAACAAAACTTACAGATTTAGAAACTGCCTTTCACATTCGAAAAGAAGTATTTGTAAAAGAACAAGGTGTTCCTCTTGAAGATGAATTCGATACATTTGATGAAATCGGTGAAGAATGTAAACATATTTTAGTTTATTATAATGAGCTTCCTGTAGGTACAGGTCGTATACGATTTGTTGATGGTGCCGGAAAATTAGAACGCATTTGTATTTTAAAAGATTATCGTACATACGGATTAGGTAAAGTAATTATTCAAACGTTAGAAGAAATTGCCCGTAGTAAAAAAGCTACAAAAGTGAAACTACACGGGCAAACACAAGCTGAAGGATTTTATAAAAAATTAGACTATCAAACTTCTTCCAATGTATTTATGGAAGATAGCATTCCACATATACTTATGACGAAAGTATTATCATAATAGAAAGGTTACTATATGAATTTACATGAAGTATTCTTATAGTAACCTTTTTTGTATCTTATTCGTTTTGAATTATTTTTGGTGGATATTCTAATATCATATCTATAAACTTTCAATTTGCTGGCAGTATAATGTTCCTACCGCTTTCGAGTTATTAAAAACAACGACCCGCAAGATGAAATTCTTGTACAAAAAATTTAATCCCCATGTATTGAGAGTCATACATTCATGTACCTAATAGTGACTTCTATATAAAATTTAAAATTGATACTATTACACCTACCCCTGTATTGCTAGCCAATTTCAACATTTTTCAAGAGGACTATTTATATAGATTTTATAATATATAACCTTTACAATTATTTAGATTGCATGATTTGGAATGCGGTATGCTATATTTTTTCTTTAATGGTATTTGAACCCTCTGAATAAAGATCTATATCCCGTCAATATTCTCCTGTTTTCTCTTTAAAAACCTACCAAGTAGTTTGCTAATTCGGCTAGCTGCTTTTTTCTATATAAAATTAAAAATTATCCGTAATAGTAACACTTCTGCACTTTGTACTATAAATTTTCATATATTGTATTATGCTTGTCCAAAACGTGAGATTATTACTTACGTTATCTAAATGAAAGAAAGGAGTGAAAATATGCTCTCATCTAGTCGTAAATTCACGCACTTTAATTGTGGTGCACAAGCCCCTAGTACACTACCTGCCCTTGGTTTTGCTTTCAATGCTACTTCACCTCAATTTGCAACATTATTCACCCCACTACTATTACCTAGTACAGGGCCAAATCCTAATATTACCGTTCCCGTAATAAATGATACAATTAGTATTGGAACTGGTATTAGAATTCAAATAGCTGGTATATATCAAATTAGTTATACACTAACAATTAGCCTTGATAATGTTCCCGTAGCACCGGAAGCAGCACGATTTTTCTTGACACTAAACTCATCAACTAATATTATTGCAGGATCTGGAACCGCAGTCCGTTCTAATATTTTTGGCACTGGTGAAGTTGATGTATCCAGTGGTGTCATTCTCATTAACTTAAACCCTGGTGATTTAATTCAAATTGTACCCGTTGAAGTAATTGGTACTGTAGACATTCGTTCGGCAGCGTTAACGGTTGCACAAATTCGGTAATAAAAACGCAATGTGAGCCGAAATATATTATTATAGATTCGACACACATTTATATTAAATAAGCATATTTTATTGTATGGTGACTATTTAGTCATACAAATTTAAAGCTTTCATAGGAGCACACTTTAATGTGTGCTTTATTTTTACTTAAAAACTAAAACATTCTCAAATTATATACATATCAAATAGCGTTTTCAATTATTTACGATAGCGGATGTTAACCTTTTGTACAAGCACTTTTTCCTTTTGTTTAATAATATATATTGATATCTCAAAGAAAGGAGAGTAACATAAGTATGGCAAATTATTTTTATAAAGATGGTAAAAAATATTATAAAAAACAATCACATTCGGACGATCAAAAAAATAACTGTTTTATTGAAACCCATACAATTGCTGGTTCTGCAGAAAATGCAAATGGAAATATACCTGTATCTGTTTTCCTTGAAACCACTGCTCCACAAACTGTATTCGAGGATTTTACAAACAATCATAATAAAACATTAATTCAGTTATTCGTCGTCGGCATGAGTGCACCCGTTCAAGTAACTATTCTCACAAGAAAATCTAGCCGCCCAATTACTACAACATTACAACCTGTTCAAACAAAAATATTTCAAGTTGAAGATTTTCAAAGTCTTACTCTTACAAAACAGGAAGGTTCTACTAGTATAGTTAGTTTATTTGTCAAAAAAACATTTTGTATTTGCTGTAACGAGAATAACGATTCATGTGATGAATATTATCAAGATTGCAATTAATAGATTCACTCACCAGAAGAACCCCTTTTATAAAGGGTTCTTTTTTTCACTCACCACATTTTTAAAAACATTTTAGAATCATACTCAACGATTTTTCTATACATTTCTCATTTCTCCTTTTTTATTATATTAACGCTTTTGTTTAATTACGGGACTTATCATCATTTAATGGAGGAAAGTAAAATTTATAAAAAAGACGACGCTGAATACGTCGTCTTTTTTATAAGCAGAAAAGTGAATTCTCAAGCTTCCTTTTTTTGCATCAAAGCCCATTATCTTTTATTTCATTTTGAGGTAAAACTTACACTGCTCTCCATAAGGATAAAGCATAAATCCAGTTTGGATCCCCATTTCCTTGATGATTTTGTACGGCTTCATACACTTTTCCTTCGTATAGGACTCTATCACCCTTTTTATACGCTTTCTTTGCATCCCACTCTCCATATGAAACGCTTTCAGTTTTTGTAGTAATTGTGAATATATCACTTTGTACGGATTCATTTCCAGCTACATCAACAGCTTTCACTACATATTTATAAGTCTTATTAGCGAGTAAATTATTATCCATATAAGAAGTCGTATTAGATGTTGCGATTTTTTTCATTGTTCCTTCTATTTCTCTATAAATATCGTAGTGGTCTACACCAACATTATCGTCAGATGGACTCCACATTAGGTCCACACTTGACGCTGTCGTTCCCATACTATGTAATCCTTTTGGTTGTGTTGGTGCTTCTGTATCAGGAGCCTCAACTGTTGTTTTTGCTGTAAGCGCTGTACTTTCTTTCGATACATTGCCAGCTGCGTCAATTGCTTTTACAGTATAAGAGTATTCTGTACTTGGTTGTAATTTCTTATCAATAAAATGAGTGCCTGGTACGGTGTCAATCATCTCTCCGTTACGGAAGATTTGATACCCTTTTACTCCTACATTATCCGTAGAAGTGTTCCATGTTAGTTCTATACTATTCGCTGTTACTTTTTGTGTCTGAATTCCATTTGGAATACTTGGCGCTTCTGTGTCTGGTTTCACATTATTGATGAGATTTACATCAATTACATTATAGAACGCATTTGCTGTATCAGCTACATCCCATACAGCTAAAATCACATGGTAGCCACTACGATCCGTAGGTACATTG
This region includes:
- a CDS encoding GNAT family N-acetyltransferase — encoded protein: MQSKLITKLTDLETAFHIRKEVFVKEQGVPLEDEFDTFDEIGEECKHILVYYNELPVGTGRIRFVDGAGKLERICILKDYRTYGLGKVIIQTLEEIARSKKATKVKLHGQTQAEGFYKKLDYQTSSNVFMEDSIPHILMTKVLS
- the exsF gene encoding exosporium protein ExsF, translating into MLSSSRKFTHFNCGAQAPSTLPALGFAFNATSPQFATLFTPLLLPSTGPNPNITVPVINDTISIGTGIRIQIAGIYQISYTLTISLDNVPVAPEAARFFLTLNSSTNIIAGSGTAVRSNIFGTGEVDVSSGVILINLNPGDLIQIVPVEVIGTVDIRSAALTVAQIR
- a CDS encoding lytic polysaccharide monooxygenase; this encodes MNNRILKHLQNMKMNKKSLGAVALTAGIIGTTLIPQNAYAHGFVEKPGSRSALCSPTYGALNVNCGSVMYEPQSLEAPKGFPQAGPVDGQIASAGGKFGGILDQQTADRWFKNTITGGENTFTWKFTAPHLTSKWHYYITKIGWNPNKALTRADFEPIGTVQHDGSAASNNVAHKINVPTDRSGYHVILAVWDVADTANAFYNVIDVNLINNVKPDTEAPSIPNGIQTQKVTANSIELTWNTSTDNVGVKGYQIFRNGEMIDTVPGTHFIDKKLQPSTEYSYTVKAIDAAGNVSKESTALTAKTTVEAPDTEAPTQPKGLHSMGTTASSVDLMWSPSDDNVGVDHYDIYREIEGTMKKIATSNTTSYMDNNLLANKTYKYVVKAVDVAGNESVQSDIFTITTKTESVSYGEWDAKKAYKKGDRVLYEGKVYEAVQNHQGNGDPNWIYALSLWRAV